The following proteins come from a genomic window of Lycium ferocissimum isolate CSIRO_LF1 chromosome 4, AGI_CSIRO_Lferr_CH_V1, whole genome shotgun sequence:
- the LOC132052103 gene encoding agamous-like MADS-box protein AGL11 isoform X2: protein MGRGKIEIKRIENNTNRQVTFCKRRNGLLKKAYELTVLCEAEIALIVFSTRGRVYEYSNNNIKATIDRYKKATTETSNACTTQELNAQFYQQESKKLRQQIQMMQNSNRHLVGEGLSSLNVRELKQLENRLERGISRIRSKKHEMILAETENLQKMEIQLEQENAFLRSKIAENERLQELSMMPAGGGQEYSAIQQYLARNMLQLNMMDGQGVSSYDPLPPHHDKKSLELH, encoded by the exons ATGGGTCGAGGAAAGATAGAGATAAAGAGGATAGAGAACAACACAAATAGGCAAGTGACATTCTGCAAGAGGAGAAATGGATTGCTGAAAAAGGCCTATGAACTCACAGTTCTCTGTGAAGCTGAGATTGCTCTTATTGTTTTCTCCACTCGTGGCCGTGTCTATGAGTACTCTAACAACAA CATTAAGGCAACTATTGACCGGTACAAGAAGGCAACTACAGAAACCTCTAATGCTTGCACCACTCAAGAGCTTAACGCTCag TTTTACCAACAAGAATCAAAGAAGCTGCGCCAACAGATACAAATGATGCAGAATTCAAACAG GCATCTGGTTGGTGAAGGCTTAAGCTCTTTGAATGTAAGAGAGCTGAAGCAGTTGGAGAACAGACTTGAACGAGGCATTAGTAGAATTAGGTCAAAAAAG CATGAGATGATACTGGCTGAAACTGAGAATTTGCAGAAGATG GAAATTCAACTGGAACAGGAGAATGCATTCCTCAGATCAAAG ATAGCAGAAAATGAGAGGCTTCAGGAATTAAGCATGATGCCAGCTGGAGGTGGGCAAGAGTACAGTGCAATACAACAATATTTAGCAAGAAATATGCTTCAACTTAATATGATGGATGGCCAAGGTGTCTCTTCCTATGATCCACTGCCTCCTCATCATGACAAGAAGTCCCTTGAGCTTCACTAG
- the LOC132052103 gene encoding agamous-like MADS-box protein AGL11 isoform X1: MMFLTTSGMEMGRGKIEIKRIENNTNRQVTFCKRRNGLLKKAYELTVLCEAEIALIVFSTRGRVYEYSNNNIKATIDRYKKATTETSNACTTQELNAQFYQQESKKLRQQIQMMQNSNRHLVGEGLSSLNVRELKQLENRLERGISRIRSKKHEMILAETENLQKMEIQLEQENAFLRSKIAENERLQELSMMPAGGGQEYSAIQQYLARNMLQLNMMDGQGVSSYDPLPPHHDKKSLELH, from the exons ATGATGTTTCTTACTACATCTGGCATGGAG ATGGGTCGAGGAAAGATAGAGATAAAGAGGATAGAGAACAACACAAATAGGCAAGTGACATTCTGCAAGAGGAGAAATGGATTGCTGAAAAAGGCCTATGAACTCACAGTTCTCTGTGAAGCTGAGATTGCTCTTATTGTTTTCTCCACTCGTGGCCGTGTCTATGAGTACTCTAACAACAA CATTAAGGCAACTATTGACCGGTACAAGAAGGCAACTACAGAAACCTCTAATGCTTGCACCACTCAAGAGCTTAACGCTCag TTTTACCAACAAGAATCAAAGAAGCTGCGCCAACAGATACAAATGATGCAGAATTCAAACAG GCATCTGGTTGGTGAAGGCTTAAGCTCTTTGAATGTAAGAGAGCTGAAGCAGTTGGAGAACAGACTTGAACGAGGCATTAGTAGAATTAGGTCAAAAAAG CATGAGATGATACTGGCTGAAACTGAGAATTTGCAGAAGATG GAAATTCAACTGGAACAGGAGAATGCATTCCTCAGATCAAAG ATAGCAGAAAATGAGAGGCTTCAGGAATTAAGCATGATGCCAGCTGGAGGTGGGCAAGAGTACAGTGCAATACAACAATATTTAGCAAGAAATATGCTTCAACTTAATATGATGGATGGCCAAGGTGTCTCTTCCTATGATCCACTGCCTCCTCATCATGACAAGAAGTCCCTTGAGCTTCACTAG